In the Euphorbia lathyris chromosome 5, ddEupLath1.1, whole genome shotgun sequence genome, one interval contains:
- the LOC136230789 gene encoding uncharacterized protein isoform X2 → MLLLKHEIIVPKARHLNLVQSALQPETDCLLDRRSCVNKLGIVLQFRQNYLVVYRLHMNYLHSLTRSAMTVLLGLILMLKLSGKNMSVQWLSVLRVKETEQ, encoded by the exons ATGCTACTGTTGAAACAT GAAATAATTGTTCCAAAAGCTAGGCACTTGAATCTCGTGCAGAGTGCTTTGCAGCCTGAGACT GACTGTTTGTTGGACAGAAGAAGCTGCGTCAACAAGCTTGGGATTGTTCTTCAGTTTAG ACAAAACTACTTGGTCGTGTACCGACTGCACATGAATTATTTGCATTCACTCACACGAAGCGCCATGACGGTACTTCTTGGTCTGATCCTCATGCTCAAGTTGTCGgg GAAGAATATGTCCGTGCAGTGGCTCTCAGTGCTCAGAGTGAAGGAGACAGAGCAATAG
- the LOC136230789 gene encoding uncharacterized protein isoform X1 has protein sequence MLLLKHEIIVPKARHLNLVQSALQPETTNTTFPWQDCLLDRRSCVNKLGIVLQFRQNYLVVYRLHMNYLHSLTRSAMTVLLGLILMLKLSGKNMSVQWLSVLRVKETEQ, from the exons ATGCTACTGTTGAAACAT GAAATAATTGTTCCAAAAGCTAGGCACTTGAATCTCGTGCAGAGTGCTTTGCAGCCTGAGACT ACAAACACTACTTTTCCTTGGCAGGACTGTTTGTTGGACAGAAGAAGCTGCGTCAACAAGCTTGGGATTGTTCTTCAGTTTAG ACAAAACTACTTGGTCGTGTACCGACTGCACATGAATTATTTGCATTCACTCACACGAAGCGCCATGACGGTACTTCTTGGTCTGATCCTCATGCTCAAGTTGTCGgg GAAGAATATGTCCGTGCAGTGGCTCTCAGTGCTCAGAGTGAAGGAGACAGAGCAATAG